From the genome of Tachysurus vachellii isolate PV-2020 chromosome 2, HZAU_Pvac_v1, whole genome shotgun sequence, one region includes:
- the rhobtb1 gene encoding rho-related BTB domain-containing protein 1 translates to MDYERPNVETIKCVVVGDNAVGKTRLICARACNTTLTQYQLLATHVPTVWAIDQYRVCQEVLERSRDVVDDVSVSLRLWDTFGDHHKDRRFAYGRSDVVVLCFSIANPNSLYHVKTMWYLEIKHFCPRTPVILVGCQLDLRYADLEAVNRARRPLARPIKPGDILPPERGREVAKELGIPYYETSVFDQFGVKDIFDNAIRAALISRRHLQFWKSHLRKVQKPLLQAPFLPPKAPPPLIKLPECPRKNQDGPRKLLENPLCADVMFIVQEHFNVFAHKIYLSTSSSKFYDLFQMDISEESQRMVVTELHRRDHLMRTLSLDTEEAMAVLSNLSPSSLRASKSDGTLKVRNFNAKHNHNKLSLAIWCKAFQSIHKESVVNPVTGTAAVMTVVKMDNSFQLVPFKAVLRFLYTGELNEKEMDLMKIAQIAEILEVFDLRMMVENIMNKEGFMNKEITKAFHVRKANRIKECLSKSSFTDVVFRLDDGTINAHKPLLISSCDWMAALFGGSFIESANNEVSFPNTSRVCMQAVLEYLYTNQLSPMADLDPMELIALANRLCLPRLIALTEQYAVSELVKASRDFQDIDGEVLNYLEFAQFHNANQLTAWCLHHICTHYNNICANYRKEIKSKSQENQEYFEKHRWPPVWYLKEEDHYQRVRKEREKEDVVLNKHLSRRRWCFWSSSPAVA, encoded by the exons ATGGACTATGAAAGGCCCAACGTTGAAACTATAAAGTGTGTTGTGGTGGGAGACAATGCAGTAGGGAAAACTCGCCTTATCTGTGCCCGAGCCTGTAATACCACTCTGACGCAATACCAGCTGCTGGCCACGCATGTCCCTACAGTCTGGGCTATTGATCAATACCGAGTCTGCCAAGAG GTATTGGAGCGCTCCAGAGATGTGGTGGATGATGTCAGTGTGTCTCTCAGGCTGTGGGACACCTTTGGAGACCACCACAAGGACAGGCGCTTTGCCTATGGCAG gtcTGATGTGGTGGTTCTGTGCTTTTCCATCGCCAACCCCAACTCCCTCTACCACGTAAAGACCATGTGGTACCTGGAGATCAAACACTTCTGCCCACGTACGCCTGTTATTCTAGTTGGGTGTCAACTTGACCTACGCTATGCAGACTTGGAGGCTGTCAACCGAGCTCGACGGCCATTAGCAAG GCCTATAAAACCAGGAGATATTTTGCCCCCAGAGAGAGGACGGGAAGTAGCAAAGGAGTTGGGGATTCCATACTATGAGACAAGTGTGTTTGATCAGTTTGGCGTTAAAGACATCTTTGACAATGCTATCCGAGCTGCTCTCATCTCTAGGCGCCACCTTCAGTTCTGGAAGTCCCATCTACGAAAGGTCCAGAAGCCCCTCTTGCAGGCACCATTTCTCCCACCAAAAGCTCCTCCACCACTGATCAAGCTCCCAGAATGTCCCCGCAAAAATCAGGATGGCCCCAGGAAACTGCTGGAGAACCCTCTCTGTGCTGATGTTATGTTCATTGTTCAAGAACACTTCAATGTTTTTGCCCACAAGATCTACCTATCTACCTCATCCTCCAAGTTCTATGACCTGTTCCAGATGGACATCTCTGAAGAGTCCCAGCGCATGGTTGTAACAGAGCTTCACAGGCGAGACCACCTGATGCGAACTCTCAGTCTGGACACAGAAGAAGCCATGGCTGTGCTTTCTAACCTCTCACCTAGTTCCCTACGGGCTTCCAAGAGTGATGGAACTCTGAAGGTAAGGAACTTTAATGCCAAGCACAACCACAATAAGCTGTCCTTGGCAATTTGGTGCAAGGCTTTTCAAAGCATCCACAAAGAATCCGTGGTTAATCCAGTAACAGGAACAGCAGCTGTCATGACTGTGGTGAAGATGGACAACTCCTTCCAGCTGGTTCCATTCAAAGCAGTACTGCGGTTCCTGTACACCGGAGAACTGAATGAAAAGGAGATGGACTTGATGAAGATCGCTCAGATTGCTGAGATCCTAGAAGTTTTTGACCTAAGAATGATGGTTGAGAATATCATGAACAAAGAAGGCTTCATGAATAAGGAAATCACAAAAGCGTTTCATGTGAGAAAAGCCAACAGGATTAAGGAATGTCTTTCCAAGAGCAGCTTCACAG ACGTGGTGTTTAGGTTGGATGATGGCACCATCAATGCCCATAAGCCGTTGCTGATCTCCAGCTGTGATTGGATGGCTGCTCTGTTCGGAGGCTCGTTCATAGAGAGTGCAAATAATGAG GTCTCTTTTCCTAACACCAGCAGGGTGTGTATGCAGGCAGTGTTGGAGTATCTTTATACCAATCAGCTGTCACCCATGGCTGATTTGGACCCAATGGAATTAATTGCTCTGGCAAACAGACTGTGCCTTCCCCGCCTCATCGCCCTGACAG AGCAATATGCTGTGAGTGAGCTGGTAAAAGCGTCTAGGGATTTCCAAGACATAGACGGAGAGGTTCTCAACTACCTGGAGTTTGCTCAG tTTCATAATGCCAACCAACTTACTGCTTGGTGTTTGCATCACATATGCACTCACTATAATAACATCTGTGCCAATTATCGCAAAGAGATCAAGTCCAAATCACAAG